The Salvia miltiorrhiza cultivar Shanhuang (shh) chromosome 1, IMPLAD_Smil_shh, whole genome shotgun sequence genome has a window encoding:
- the LOC130990437 gene encoding AT-rich interactive domain-containing protein 4-like produces MFHTQGALKHTCNLLAVVCSEPAESKRHNDALEEEKRRFPFPEIASSGRLEVQTLKNPSPDEFRKALDSWQPNLVYLQGKQLENEEVGSISWGGVELSSPEAVSGLFSSTMPTTVYLEVPNGEKLAKSLHSKGVSYVIYWKNSFSCYAASHFRNALLSVIQSSSCHTWDAFQLADASFRLYCLRNNCVLPDGEKVDDELGPNLFGEPPRITIDIPEIEDAGEDEESTSGSLPAIKIYDDDVNMRFLICGMASSLDARLLSPLEDGLNALLSIEMRGSKLHNRVSALPPPLQAGTFSRGVVTMRCDLSTSSSAHISLLVSGSAQTCFDDQLLENHIKSELIDKSELIHALPNTDENKPPTSEPRRSVSVACGAAVFEVCMRVPTWASQVLRQLAPDVSYRNLVALGIASIQGLAVASFEREDAERLLFFFSRQGKNGFSNNIKISSPPSWLRPPPPSRKRPSICQEISTSAVNGRIFVKKEDNGDKELVLSNGISLPSMTHRRRIKIAALRPIPHVRHQKMLPFSRISDADVHDGGGQVKANLPAPPAKHNAGTTPASHRKSTSSSYQAKQVISLNPLPLKKHGCGRSPLHVCSEEEFLKDVMQFLILRGHNRLIPQGGLAEFPDAILNAKRLDLFNLYREVVTRGGFHVGNGINWKGQVFSKMRNHTVTNRMTGVGNTLKRHYETYLLEYELAHDDVDGECCLLCHSSAPGDWVNCGLCGEWAHFGCDRRPGLGAFKDYAKTDGLEYICPQCSVSNYKKKMNKSGNGYS; encoded by the exons ATGTTCCACACCCAAGGAGCTCTGAAACACACTTGCAATCTCCTCGCCGTCGTGTGCTCGGAGCCAGCAGAGAGTAAGCGGCATAATGATGCTTTGGAGGAGGAGAAGAGGAGGTTCCCCTTCCCGGAAATTGCATCTTCGGGGCGTTTAGAG GTCCAAACGTTGAAGAATCCATCACCGGATGAATTCCGCAAGGCTCTTGATTCGTGGCAGCCGAATCTTGTGTACTTGCAAGGGAAACAGTTGGAGAACGAGGAGGTCGGGTCAATCTCTTGGGGAGGGGTGGAGCTATCCTCTCCTGAAGCTGTTTCTGGTCTTTTTAGCTCGACAATGCCGACTACT gtttatttggaGGTTCCAAATGGTGAAAAGTTGGCCAAGTCTCTTCATTCTAAG GGTGTTTCTTATGTAATATACTGGAAGAACTCGTTTTCATGCTATGCGGCTAGCCATTTTCGCAATGCGTTACTCTCTGTAATACAAag CTCATCGTGCCATACTTGGGATGCATTTCAACTAGCCGATGCCTCCTTTCGGCTTTACTGTCTCCGAAATAATTGTGTCCTCCCTGATGGTGAGAAAGTTGATGATGAGTTGGGTCCAAATCTTTTCGGGGAGCCTCCTAGGATAACCATTGACATTCCCGAGATTGAGGATGCCGGGGAAGATGAAGAAAGCACTTCCGGGTCCCTTCCTGCAATAAAGATATATGACGATGACGTCAACATGAGGTTTCTCATCTGCGGAATGGCTAGTTCCTTG gATGCTCGCTTGTTGAGTCCTTTGGAGGATGGTTTAAACGCCCTCCTCAGTATCGAA ATGCGAGGGAGCAAACTCCACAATCGGGTTAG CGCTCTTCCTCCACCCCTCCAAGCCGGCACATTTTCTCGGGGTGTCGTTACCATGCGATGTGATTTGTCGACCAGTAGTTCGGCTCACATTTCTCTTTTAGTATCGGGGAGTGCTCAGACATGTTTCGATGATCAG CTGTTGGAAAATCATATAAAGAGCGAACTCATCGACAAGAGTGAGCTCATCCACGCACTGCCAAATACCGATGAAAACAAACCGCCCACATCCGAACCTCGAAGGTCGGTCTCGGTAGCGTGCGGAGCAGCCGTATTTGAAGTCTGTATGAGGGTCCCAACGTGGGCCTCACAG GTTTTGAGGCAACTGGCACCCGATGTTTCATACCGTAACTTAGTGGCCCTTGGAATCGCCAGCATCCAGGGATTAGCGGTAGCTTCGTTTGAGAGAGAAGATGCTGAGCGgctcctatttttcttttcgaGGCAGGGGAAGAACGGTTTctcgaataatataaaaattagcAGCCCTCCATCCTGGTTAAGGCCGCCTCCTCCTAGTCGAAAGCGGCCCTCTATTTGCCAGGAAATAAGCACCAGCGCTGTAAACGGCCGGATCTTTGTCAAGAAAGAAGATAACGGGGACAAGGAACTTGTGTTATCGAATGGCATCAGCTTGCCGAGTATGACCCATAGACGAAGGATTAAGATAGCTGCCTTGAGGCCCATCCCTCACGTTCGTCACCAAAAGATGCTTCCATTTTCTCGAATTTCGGATGCGGATGTGCACGACGGAGGGGGCCAGGTGAAGGCTAACCTGCCCGCTCCTCCGGCAAAACATAACGCTGGAACGACTCCGGCATCCCATCGGAAATCAACTTCCAGTTCGTATCAAGCGAAGCAGGTCATATCGTTAAACCCTCTTCCTCTAAAAAAGCATGGTTGCGGGAGAAGCCCGTTGCACGTGTGCTCTGAG GAGGAGTTTCTCAAGGATGTGATGCAATTCCTCATTCTCCGCGGGCATAATCGTCTTATCCCTCAAGGGGGCCTCGCCGAGTTCCCAGATGCCATACTAAATGCGAAGCGTCTTGACCTATTCAACCTCTACCGGGAG GTCGTCACACGAGGGGGTTTCCATGTTGGAAACGGCATTAACTGGAAAGGACAGGTTTTCTCAAAGATGCGCAATCACACGGTGACCAATAGAATGACC GGTGTCGGAAATACGCTCAAAAGGCACTACGAAACTTACCTTTTAGAATATGAATTGGCTCATGACGATGTTGATGGAGAGTGCTGCCTATTATGCCACAG TAGCGCGCCCGGGGATTGGGTCAACTGCGGTTTGTGTGGGGAGTGGGCCCACTTCGGCTGCGACCGACGGCCTGGTTTGGGCGCCTTCAAA GACTATGCCAAGACAGATGGGCTGGAATACATATGCCCACAATGCAGCGTTTCAAATTACAAGAAAAAGATGAACAAATCAGGCAATGGATATTCTTGA